A genome region from Kiloniellales bacterium includes the following:
- a CDS encoding class I SAM-dependent methyltransferase: MTAAEQTTCTPDPTARFWDRIAERYARKPVADEAAYQEKLRITRDYLRPDMAVLEFGCGTGSTALAHAPYVRQILATDISAKMIEIAEAKARAAGAGNVAFRRVGIGELSVPDGSYDVVLGLSILHLLADRDAAISKVYRMLKPGGVFVSSTACLGDFLPIFRYIGPLGRALGLLPLLSVFTVKELEASLTGAGFEIERQWQPGRRKGMFIVARKPG, translated from the coding sequence ATGACCGCAGCCGAACAGACGACATGCACCCCGGATCCGACCGCCCGGTTCTGGGACCGGATCGCCGAGCGCTATGCGCGCAAGCCCGTCGCGGACGAGGCGGCCTACCAGGAGAAGCTGCGGATCACCCGGGACTACCTGCGCCCGGACATGGCGGTCCTGGAGTTCGGCTGCGGGACCGGATCGACCGCGCTCGCCCACGCGCCCTACGTCAGGCAGATCCTGGCGACCGACATCTCGGCGAAGATGATCGAGATCGCCGAAGCAAAGGCGCGGGCCGCCGGGGCGGGCAACGTTGCGTTCCGGCGCGTCGGCATCGGCGAACTCAGCGTGCCCGACGGCAGCTACGACGTCGTGCTCGGCCTGAGCATCCTGCATCTGCTCGCGGACCGGGATGCCGCGATCTCGAAGGTCTACCGGATGCTCAAGCCCGGCGGCGTCTTCGTCTCCAGCACCGCCTGCCTGGGCGATTTCCTGCCGATCTTCAGGTATATCGGGCCGCTCGGCCGGGCTCTCGGGCTGCTGCCCCTATTGAGCGTCTTCACCGTGAAGGAGCTGGAGGCCAGCCTGACCGGGGCCGGCTTCGAGATCGAGCGGCAGTGGCAGCCCGGCAGGCGCAAGGGCATGTTCATAGTGGCCCGAAAGCCCGGCTGA
- a CDS encoding methyltransferase domain-containing protein — MNAHDARPAGPARDGMIPVFAQSIGSWRLTLQRQLLGPAELAARYDRAAAGWGRTIDRLGYPPVYQGLLRAALARGAPGRRIRALDCGTGTGALSCALAAVAGAPLQLDALDISLRMLDRAGERFRERGLRAALHLGDAQALHFDDATFDIVMAGHVLEHLSDPGRALAEMVRVVRPGGLVVVFLTRRTLLGLYVHLRWRTHMVSESDAVAWLRRAGLEQVRPLASGRDGLFRKLSIACIGTKPA, encoded by the coding sequence ATGAACGCGCACGACGCTCGGCCCGCGGGGCCGGCCAGAGACGGCATGATCCCGGTCTTCGCGCAGTCGATCGGATCCTGGCGCCTGACGCTGCAGCGCCAGCTGCTCGGCCCGGCCGAGCTCGCCGCCAGGTACGACCGCGCCGCCGCCGGCTGGGGCCGGACGATCGACCGGCTCGGCTATCCGCCGGTCTACCAGGGCCTGCTCCGGGCGGCGCTGGCGCGCGGGGCCCCGGGGCGGCGGATCCGCGCGCTCGACTGCGGGACGGGGACCGGCGCCCTGTCCTGCGCGCTCGCCGCGGTCGCTGGCGCCCCGCTGCAGCTGGACGCGCTCGACATCTCCCTGCGGATGCTCGACCGGGCCGGCGAGCGCTTTCGCGAGCGCGGCCTACGGGCGGCGCTCCACCTGGGCGATGCCCAGGCCCTGCATTTCGACGACGCGACCTTCGACATCGTCATGGCCGGGCACGTCCTGGAACACCTGTCCGATCCCGGCCGCGCCCTCGCCGAGATGGTCCGGGTGGTTCGGCCCGGCGGTCTTGTCGTCGTCTTCCTGACCCGGCGCACGCTTCTGGGCCTTTACGTCCACCTGCGCTGGCGGACGCACATGGTCTCCGAGTCCGACGCCGTCGCCTGGCTCCGCCGCGCCGGCCTGGAGCAGGTCCGGCCGCTGGCGTCCGGCCGAGACGGCCTCTTTCGCAAGCTCAGCATCGCCTGCATCGGAACCAAGCCGGCCTAA
- a CDS encoding CBS domain-containing protein: MKHREVGQLITRKDLVCLTGGATVREACRLMAEQRVGAVLILEGSTLQGIFTERDALNRVLAAARDPDTTRLFEVMTEKLVTLGPNAAAVDALRLMSEIGFRHLPVVEDDHIYGIISLRDFIGAEFQQA; this comes from the coding sequence ATGAAGCACCGGGAAGTCGGGCAGCTGATCACGAGGAAGGACCTGGTCTGTCTCACGGGTGGCGCGACGGTTCGAGAAGCCTGTCGGCTCATGGCCGAGCAGCGGGTCGGCGCGGTCCTGATCTTGGAGGGATCTACCCTTCAAGGGATCTTTACCGAGCGCGACGCGCTGAACCGCGTGCTGGCCGCGGCGCGCGATCCGGACACCACGCGCCTCTTCGAAGTGATGACGGAGAAGCTGGTCACCTTGGGGCCGAATGCCGCGGCCGTGGACGCCTTGCGGCTCATGAGCGAAATCGGCTTTCGCCATCTGCCGGTGGTCGAAGACGACCACATCTACGGCATCATCTCCCTACGCGATTTCATCGGCGCCGAGTTCCAGCAGGCCTGA
- a CDS encoding FAD-dependent oxidoreductase, whose protein sequence is MTDTSPAGTESDIPAQASVVVIGGGVMGCSTLYHLAKQGVSDAILLERNRLTSGTTWHSAAQVRALRSTRNLTELIRYSIALYRRLEEETGQATGWINAGSISIATTPDRLTHIRRQAALSRLYGLRAEVIGAGEAKERWPLMNAADVIGAVWSPEDGRVSPSDLCAALVKGARAAGARIFENTPVTGIVTRGGRIAAVETAGGRIGCDAVALCAGLWSRKVAALAGAQVPLWPCEHFYLLTRPVEGIEGNLPTLSDHDSHLYLRDDSGGLLVGCFEPLGKAIDPDSLGEDFSFQLLPEDWDHFEPMMVKALHRLPALEDAGVRMLLNGPESFTPDGSFLLGETAETAGLFLGCGMNSVGVATGGGAGMALAQAIATGHLPFDLQEADPMRFPACFDSAEVLAARVPEVLGKHYEIAYPHRQWSSARGLRRTPLHARWCEEDAYFGQVAGFERPLVFGSPTAPKPSFGRPDCFEQVGAEVAQAHRRAAVFDQSTLGKIAVRGPDAESFLDRVCSNRMDRAPCRLAYTLMLNPRGGIESDMTVQRLSEECYRLFVGTAALKRNLAWLNRHLGKGERVEIADETEAFAVLALMGPDASRIVADLGAGALNALGYFRHGVAEVAGVAVRAARLSYVGEAGWELTCAAAAADRLYQALRAAGAKPAGALAQTSMRIEKRFPAFGPDLDSDLSPDEAGLGFALAMQTDFIGRAAVEAQRRNPPGRRLVSVLLDDPAAVPLGNEPVIRDGAIIGKSTSAAFGYRVGRPVALALIQTAPSRDLEGLQVEIDIAGETWRGAVTARAVFDPAGDRMKPPSR, encoded by the coding sequence GTGACCGATACTTCGCCTGCAGGAACTGAGTCGGACATCCCCGCCCAGGCCTCCGTCGTCGTGATCGGCGGCGGCGTCATGGGCTGCTCGACGCTCTACCACCTGGCCAAGCAGGGCGTGAGCGACGCCATCCTGCTCGAGCGCAACCGGCTCACCTCGGGCACGACTTGGCATTCCGCGGCGCAGGTCCGCGCCCTGCGCTCGACCCGCAACCTCACCGAGCTGATCCGCTATTCGATCGCGCTCTATCGCCGGCTCGAGGAGGAAACCGGACAGGCGACCGGCTGGATCAACGCGGGCTCGATCTCCATCGCGACGACCCCGGACCGACTCACGCACATTCGCCGCCAGGCGGCTTTGTCCCGCCTCTACGGCCTGCGCGCCGAGGTCATCGGCGCCGGCGAGGCCAAGGAGCGCTGGCCGCTGATGAACGCGGCGGACGTGATCGGCGCCGTCTGGTCGCCCGAGGACGGGCGGGTCAGCCCCTCGGACCTCTGCGCGGCGCTGGTCAAGGGCGCCAGAGCCGCGGGCGCGCGGATCTTCGAGAACACGCCGGTTACCGGGATCGTTACCAGGGGCGGGCGGATTGCCGCGGTCGAGACCGCCGGCGGCCGCATCGGCTGCGATGCCGTCGCCCTCTGCGCGGGCTTGTGGAGCCGCAAGGTCGCCGCCCTGGCCGGGGCGCAGGTGCCGCTCTGGCCCTGCGAGCACTTCTACCTCCTGACCCGGCCGGTCGAGGGGATCGAGGGCAATCTGCCGACGCTCTCGGACCACGACAGCCATCTCTACCTCCGCGACGACTCCGGCGGCCTTCTGGTCGGCTGCTTCGAGCCCCTGGGCAAGGCCATCGACCCGGACAGCCTGGGCGAGGACTTTTCCTTTCAGCTGCTGCCCGAGGACTGGGATCACTTCGAGCCGATGATGGTCAAGGCGCTGCACCGGCTGCCGGCGCTCGAAGACGCAGGGGTGCGGATGCTGCTCAACGGGCCGGAGAGCTTCACCCCGGACGGCAGCTTCCTCCTGGGCGAGACGGCGGAGACCGCCGGGCTCTTTCTCGGCTGCGGCATGAACTCGGTGGGCGTGGCCACCGGTGGCGGCGCCGGCATGGCCCTGGCCCAGGCCATCGCGACGGGACACTTGCCCTTCGACCTGCAGGAAGCCGATCCCATGCGCTTTCCCGCCTGCTTCGACTCGGCGGAGGTCCTGGCCGCCCGCGTGCCGGAGGTGCTGGGCAAGCACTACGAGATCGCCTATCCGCACCGCCAGTGGTCGAGCGCGCGCGGTCTGCGCCGGACGCCGCTGCACGCGCGCTGGTGCGAAGAAGACGCCTACTTCGGACAGGTCGCCGGCTTCGAGCGCCCCCTTGTCTTCGGATCCCCGACGGCGCCGAAGCCGAGCTTCGGCCGGCCGGACTGCTTCGAACAGGTCGGCGCGGAGGTGGCGCAGGCCCACCGGCGCGCCGCGGTCTTCGATCAGTCGACTCTCGGCAAGATCGCCGTGCGCGGCCCGGACGCCGAGAGCTTTCTCGATCGAGTCTGCAGCAACCGGATGGACCGGGCGCCGTGCCGCCTGGCCTACACCTTGATGCTAAACCCGCGCGGCGGGATCGAAAGCGACATGACCGTGCAGCGCCTGTCCGAAGAGTGTTACCGGCTCTTCGTCGGGACCGCGGCGCTGAAGCGGAACCTCGCCTGGCTGAATCGGCACCTGGGAAAGGGCGAGCGGGTCGAGATCGCCGACGAGACGGAGGCCTTCGCGGTCCTCGCCCTGATGGGCCCCGACGCCTCCCGGATCGTGGCGGATTTGGGCGCCGGCGCGCTGAACGCCCTTGGATACTTCCGGCACGGCGTCGCCGAAGTTGCCGGCGTCGCCGTCCGCGCCGCGCGCCTTTCCTATGTCGGGGAGGCGGGCTGGGAGTTGACCTGCGCGGCCGCGGCGGCGGACAGGCTCTATCAAGCCTTGCGGGCCGCGGGCGCCAAGCCGGCCGGCGCCCTCGCGCAAACCTCCATGCGGATCGAAAAGCGCTTCCCCGCCTTCGGTCCCGATCTCGACAGCGATCTCTCGCCGGACGAGGCCGGCCTCGGCTTCGCGCTGGCGATGCAGACGGACTTCATCGGCCGGGCCGCGGTGGAAGCACAGCGGCGAAATCCGCCCGGCCGGCGGCTGGTCAGCGTCCTGCTCGACGATCCGGCGGCCGTGCCCTTGGGCAACGAGCCGGTCATCCGCGACGGCGCCATCATCGGCAAGTCGACCTCGGCCGCCTTCGGCTACCGGGTCGGCCGGCCGGTCGCGCTTGCGCTCATCCAGACCGCGCCCAGCCGCGACCTCGAGGGCCTGCAGGTCGAGATCGACATCGCCGGCGAAACGTGGCGCGGCGCCGTCACGGCACGCGCCGTCTTCGATCCGGCCGGAGACCGGATGAAGCCGCCGAGCCGATAG
- a CDS encoding radical SAM protein, translating into MAKFRRKTRKAFCLVMIKPSHYDDDGYVIQWLRSWIPSNSLAAIYGLAVDCRARRVLGDNVDLELTALDETNARIKPAKIIRRIRKAGGRGLVALVGVQSNQFPRAMDIARPLRAAGVQVCIGGFHVSGCLAMLPGLTPELREAQDLGISLFAGEAEEGRMAEVLGDAYRGALKPVYNHLGAVPDLQGAALPFLPYARVRRTIGAQSSFDAGRGCPFQCSFCTIINVQGRKSRFRDADAVEQIVRDNLAQGVDHFFITDDNLARNKNWEAIFDRLIDLREKEGLPIRFLVQVDTLCHKIPNFVEKAGRAGIDRVFIGLENINPESLVGVSKRQNRITEYRAMLQAWKDIGARTYAGYILGFPGDNAETIVRDIEIIQRELPLDLVEFFNLTPLPGSADHRDMAAKGQWMAPDLNSYDLNHVTMQHPRMSEAEWQRANFLAWETYYTPAHMETVMRRAAARGIDVTWILADLLWFYGLIFLEKVHPLEGGILRRKYRRDRRPGLPVEDRLSFYWHYVVDFAVKHAHIARVAWRMNRVRRQIERDPRRAAYSDLSLTPAAEDEAVELDLFNSREAAKAEVVKRRRRHARVRAPLRSDSRAQGVSGGATMTSRRAQE; encoded by the coding sequence ATGGCTAAGTTTCGGCGCAAGACCCGCAAGGCGTTCTGCCTGGTGATGATCAAGCCGTCGCACTATGACGACGACGGCTACGTCATACAGTGGCTGCGCTCTTGGATCCCCTCCAATTCGCTGGCTGCGATCTACGGATTGGCGGTCGATTGCCGTGCGCGGAGAGTGCTGGGCGACAACGTGGACCTGGAGTTGACGGCCCTCGACGAGACCAACGCCCGCATCAAGCCGGCAAAGATCATCCGGCGGATAAGGAAAGCCGGCGGCCGCGGCCTGGTCGCCCTCGTCGGCGTGCAGTCAAACCAGTTCCCGCGCGCCATGGACATCGCGCGACCGCTGCGCGCAGCCGGCGTCCAGGTCTGTATCGGCGGGTTCCACGTGTCCGGTTGCCTGGCGATGCTGCCCGGCCTCACGCCCGAGTTGCGTGAGGCGCAAGATCTTGGGATCTCCCTGTTTGCGGGAGAGGCCGAGGAAGGTCGCATGGCGGAAGTGCTCGGCGACGCCTACCGGGGCGCACTCAAGCCGGTCTACAACCACCTAGGGGCGGTTCCCGACTTGCAGGGTGCGGCCCTGCCCTTCCTGCCCTATGCGCGCGTCCGGCGCACCATCGGCGCACAGTCGAGCTTCGATGCCGGGCGCGGTTGCCCCTTCCAATGCTCGTTCTGCACCATCATCAATGTCCAGGGCCGCAAGTCGCGTTTCCGCGACGCCGACGCCGTCGAGCAGATCGTCCGCGACAACCTGGCTCAGGGGGTCGACCATTTCTTCATCACGGACGACAACCTCGCACGCAACAAGAACTGGGAAGCGATCTTCGACCGCTTGATCGATCTGCGGGAGAAGGAAGGGCTCCCGATCCGCTTCCTCGTACAGGTCGATACGCTGTGCCACAAGATCCCGAACTTCGTCGAAAAGGCGGGGCGAGCCGGCATCGACCGCGTGTTCATTGGCCTGGAGAACATCAATCCGGAAAGCCTGGTCGGGGTCTCCAAGCGGCAAAACCGGATCACCGAATACCGCGCGATGCTCCAGGCCTGGAAGGACATCGGCGCCCGCACCTATGCCGGCTATATCCTCGGCTTCCCGGGCGACAATGCCGAGACGATCGTCCGCGACATCGAGATCATCCAGCGCGAGCTGCCGCTCGACCTTGTCGAGTTCTTCAACCTGACGCCGCTGCCCGGGTCCGCCGATCACCGCGACATGGCCGCCAAGGGCCAATGGATGGCACCCGATCTCAACAGCTACGACCTCAACCATGTCACCATGCAGCATCCGCGGATGAGCGAGGCCGAATGGCAGCGGGCAAATTTCTTGGCGTGGGAGACCTATTACACGCCGGCGCACATGGAGACGGTCATGCGCCGCGCCGCGGCCCGCGGCATCGACGTGACCTGGATCCTCGCCGATCTGCTGTGGTTCTACGGCCTCATCTTCCTGGAGAAGGTACACCCCTTGGAAGGCGGCATCCTGCGGCGCAAGTATCGGCGCGACCGGCGTCCGGGGCTTCCGGTCGAAGACCGACTGAGCTTCTATTGGCATTATGTCGTCGACTTCGCGGTCAAACATGCGCACATCGCGCGAGTCGCGTGGCGGATGAACCGGGTTCGCCGGCAGATCGAGCGTGATCCGCGGCGCGCGGCCTATTCCGACCTGTCCCTCACGCCGGCGGCGGAGGACGAGGCCGTCGAACTGGACCTCTTCAACTCAAGGGAGGCGGCAAAGGCCGAAGTGGTGAAGCGGCGTCGGCGACATGCCAGGGTTCGGGCGCCTCTGCGCAGCGATAGCCGAGCGCAAGGCGTCAGCGGCGGGGCGACCATGACCTCGAGGCGGGCACAAGAGTAG
- a CDS encoding aldo/keto reductase has protein sequence MTVSVHRLPANGADIPAIGLGTWTYDDETATRLVSEAIGIGYRHIDTAAMYQNEAGVGAGIRMSGTPRNEIFLTTKVWHTDIAAGDLQRSVEASLERLDAGYLDLVLIHWPSRGVPLAESIAALNDVRDRGYARHIGVSNFPVALLEAAVKLSKAPLACNQVEYHPFLSQDRLLAACRAHGIAMVSYCPLARGSELASEPAIAAAAQRLDRSPAQIVLRWHVQQSGVAAIPRSSRPERIAENLQVFDFSLSDEEVTSISALGSRGARICDFEFSPDWDPA, from the coding sequence ATGACGGTTTCGGTGCACAGGCTGCCGGCGAACGGCGCGGACATCCCGGCCATCGGGCTGGGAACCTGGACCTATGACGACGAGACGGCAACGCGCCTGGTCTCGGAGGCCATCGGCATCGGCTACCGCCACATCGACACCGCCGCGATGTACCAGAACGAGGCCGGCGTCGGCGCGGGGATCCGCATGTCCGGCACGCCACGGAACGAAATCTTCCTGACCACGAAGGTCTGGCACACGGACATCGCGGCGGGCGACCTGCAGCGCTCGGTCGAAGCGAGCCTCGAGCGCCTGGACGCCGGCTATCTGGATCTCGTTCTCATCCATTGGCCGTCGCGCGGGGTTCCGCTGGCGGAATCGATCGCGGCGCTGAACGACGTCCGCGACCGGGGCTACGCGCGCCACATCGGGGTATCGAATTTCCCGGTGGCGCTCCTGGAGGCGGCCGTGAAGCTCTCGAAGGCGCCCTTGGCCTGCAATCAGGTCGAGTATCATCCCTTCCTCAGCCAGGACAGGTTGCTGGCGGCCTGCCGGGCCCACGGTATTGCTATGGTTTCCTATTGTCCCCTGGCGCGCGGCAGCGAGCTGGCGTCAGAGCCCGCGATCGCCGCGGCGGCGCAGCGGCTCGACAGGAGCCCGGCACAGATCGTCCTGCGCTGGCATGTTCAGCAGTCCGGCGTCGCCGCCATCCCGCGGTCGTCGCGGCCCGAGCGGATCGCGGAGAACCTGCAGGTCTTCGACTTTTCGTTGTCGGACGAGGAGGTCACCTCGATCTCCGCCCTCGGATCGCGCGGCGCGCGGATCTGCGATTTCGAGTTCTCTCCCGACTGGGATCCAGCCTGA
- a CDS encoding double-CXXCG motif protein, whose product MRVYRIKPGPAGTVDVFGHVEGSLAGVDCPVCTQWGGGFRYPTIGCAEVAALGEDVGKFLELGKVDFRRKGPDPMTVDEYASVRDMLKPLLGPDRPVMPGTSFGPLKGELRGPVNDFTWGLLSSVFLRESVFEEIRRAGFPLAGARADLTFKTFRGRRWFGHEGPGEPLVELEVPPTARLAPSVEHQRCDVCGRPQVRRRKIVDRTSFDESKPIQCLYEHRPLVVVNEALGQFIRARKYSGVTVTVQDSE is encoded by the coding sequence ATGCGCGTCTACAGAATCAAACCGGGTCCCGCAGGAACCGTTGATGTGTTCGGCCACGTTGAGGGCTCTTTGGCAGGGGTGGATTGTCCGGTGTGCACACAGTGGGGCGGCGGGTTTCGTTACCCAACGATCGGATGCGCGGAGGTGGCCGCCTTGGGCGAGGACGTCGGAAAATTCCTCGAGCTAGGAAAGGTAGATTTTCGACGGAAGGGACCAGACCCCATGACTGTTGACGAATACGCCTCCGTCCGAGACATGCTGAAGCCCCTTTTGGGTCCGGACCGGCCTGTAATGCCTGGAACCAGCTTCGGACCCCTCAAGGGCGAGTTGCGCGGCCCCGTAAATGATTTCACGTGGGGTCTGCTTTCCAGTGTGTTTCTGCGCGAATCCGTGTTCGAGGAGATCCGAAGGGCTGGTTTCCCGCTTGCCGGCGCCCGCGCGGACCTGACGTTCAAGACCTTCAGGGGGCGGAGATGGTTCGGGCATGAGGGGCCGGGCGAGCCGCTCGTCGAGCTCGAAGTGCCGCCGACCGCGAGGCTTGCGCCCTCGGTTGAGCATCAACGATGCGACGTCTGTGGCCGACCTCAGGTGAGGCGCCGAAAAATCGTCGATCGGACCTCTTTCGACGAGTCGAAGCCGATCCAATGCCTGTATGAGCATCGACCTCTTGTCGTCGTCAATGAAGCCCTCGGACAGTTCATCCGGGCCAGGAAGTATTCAGGTGTAACGGTGACCGTTCAGGACTCCGAGTGA
- a CDS encoding SDR family oxidoreductase, which yields MALSDYRTALVTGASSGIGRATARALAERGLEVHAVARRAERLAELAETVGAAAGTIVPVALDLRDSGALYDRLAGLEVDVLVNNAGTGRGFEGVCKASAEDIETTLGTNVVAVYHLLRALLPGMVARKRGHVVNIGSTAGLYPITSAIYGGSKGAVHMLGPNLRLELRGSGVRVTEVCPGRVETEIFDVAFDDPAVAAKVKDSGIEDLQPEDVAGAILYALDTPWRVNISTLEIVPNEQSYGGLHMAPAARG from the coding sequence ATGGCCTTGAGCGACTACAGGACGGCCCTGGTGACGGGCGCGTCGAGCGGGATCGGGCGGGCGACGGCCCGGGCCCTGGCGGAACGGGGGCTAGAGGTCCACGCGGTGGCGCGGCGGGCGGAGCGCCTGGCCGAGCTGGCCGAGACGGTCGGCGCCGCCGCGGGGACCATCGTCCCGGTCGCGCTCGACCTGCGCGACAGCGGGGCGCTCTACGACCGCCTCGCCGGCCTGGAGGTCGACGTGCTGGTCAACAACGCCGGGACCGGCCGCGGCTTCGAGGGCGTCTGCAAAGCCTCGGCCGAGGACATCGAAACGACCCTGGGGACCAACGTGGTGGCGGTCTATCACCTGCTGCGCGCGCTCTTGCCCGGGATGGTCGCGCGCAAGCGCGGCCACGTGGTCAACATCGGCTCGACCGCCGGGCTCTATCCGATCACCTCGGCGATCTACGGCGGCAGCAAGGGCGCGGTCCACATGCTGGGCCCGAACCTGCGCCTGGAACTGCGCGGCAGCGGGGTGCGGGTGACCGAGGTCTGCCCCGGCCGGGTCGAGACCGAGATCTTCGACGTCGCCTTCGACGACCCCGCGGTCGCGGCCAAGGTCAAGGACAGCGGCATCGAGGACCTGCAGCCCGAGGACGTCGCCGGCGCCATCCTCTACGCCCTCGACACCCCCTGGCGGGTCAACATCTCGACCCTGGAGATCGTGCCGAACGAGCAGAGCTACGGCGGCCTGCACATGGCGCCGGCGGCGCGGGGGTGA